The genomic interval CTTCATTCATTGCCAAAAAATAGATTTCATGCTTTACTGGACATATTAAGCAGGGCATAATGAATATTAATTAAAGCTTATAGATCGGTGCTAACAACACAATTTTTGGTAACGTTTTTATAATGCACCACTTACTTATTTTAACTAACATTTATATATATCCACAAATTATATAATTGGAAAACTATGACAGATATTAAGTGTAGAAAGTGCGGGGAAATATTCAAAAAACCACGGTGGGGATTTAAGCCTCTGGAATACAAGGCCGGGATGAAAATGCCAGGAGGACTTGTAGCCCTGGGTGCAATTATTGTGTGCCCGAAATGCGGTTTCGAAGGGTCTTTAAAAGAATATGATACTGTTTAAATTGCATTCCCTTAAAAATTACACATTTACCAACTTCTAAATGATGTCCGCAATAGAAAAGCCGGCATCGGTATCAACTAATTCCAGAATATGACCTCCCATTTAACCATAGTCGATCATGGAAGGTGCTCTGGAAAGGATACTACAAGAGTTATTTATCTTCTCTTGTATTTATAATGGCAGTTTCTTCCAGTCCATCAGGTCCTTATCATTCAGGGATCTAATTTCAAGCTTCTCCAGAATATCCGTAAACAGGTCATCGCTAATTGAACCGGCATAAACCTTTTCTTCAGAGTGCCGGAAGATGGCAGACCGTATTGCGCTTGCTGCTATAGTAGACTGGAGATGCGAATCCACAACAGAATCGTCCTTTATCTGCTTTGAATAAGTGCCCGATATGTCGTCTTTCTTTATGTCCTCAAGCAGGTCATCAACAGTGGCTTCAAGTTTCCTGTTATTCTCTTCTGCCAGTACTACACGGACTTTGTATGTTGGCTCGAAATCAATCTTATCATCATCCACCTTGAACCAGTTCTTCGCATCCTTTTCAAAGAATACTTCAGCCAGTTCCTTTGCGACAAGCTTGGGATTTGAAAAATCAACTCCAGAAGTTAAATCATAAGTAACCATTGAACCGTCCTGTGAAACTTTTCTGCATTTTTCAATATCTGACTTAAGTTTATCTTCATTTACCATAAATATACATACAGTTTTGCCTAAAAAGACTTTCCTAAAGATGCTTTCCGGTAGTTATATAACATTTAGTCCGGTTCCCTCTTTTGCGAATAAAAAATTAATACATAGTATATCCTTTTGGTCGAAATAGAACAATGATAGTAGGATAATTCCCTAAGGTGTATAACACATGGTCAAAATAAAGATAGACTAGCATTGCTCAAAGAGCAGTGAAAAGAGCTGATGCCGACAGTGCAATAATAAGGTATGTATTATTCACTTTGATGCTTTACTCTCTCTTTTTCTTCTTGCTGAATATCTCATCAGTCCTCTGTTGAAGTTTTCCACTTCTTGCACCAATGACTAAACCTATTGCCAGGAGAATTATGGAAATTAGGAAGGCTAATCCTCCATAAAGAAAACTGTCTGCCAAAATTGTACCGTTAGAATGAAAAATTGCACCGATAGCCAATACAATAAGGGAGACAAAAAACAAAAAGGTGCCAGCAGTCATTATTTTGTTTATCGCATGAAATTTGACCATTTTATCGCCTCGTTTATAGCCATAGTGCTAATAAATATTTGCTTTCTGCCGTAAGTTTAGAAGTCACACATAAAGTAGGAAGATGTTAACTTACGCAGGAGTGTAGATAACTACTTTACCATATAAAGGGCAGATATTAACCAGGAATGATATGGCGAAATCTCAGATCCCTTCAGACACCAAAAAGCATTATAATCACCGGGCGGTGAAATAGCCGTTGCAATTGCAGTAGATATCTTCCTTTACCCTGGCAAAATAAGGTTCTTATTTCAACGTGCTATTTACAATTGAAGGGTATACGTTCCTGACACCTTCTGTAGCTTCTATTTCCGCTATGCATTCGTTCATTGATTTTCCATATAGCTTTGAAATGACTATAGCTATAGCTGAATGATCTCCAGAAGTTGAAAAAAGGCTCTTGATAAAGGTTAATTTTCTTAATTCTTCCAGTGTCCTTGTATAATGCTCAGGCATAATATCAAGCCCCAGTATTGCTTCTTCCAGGCCGAGGCGTTTCCCCTGGAGCCTTGTTGTATATGCTATAATTTGCTTGTCTGTTTCCATCTTCTGCAGATGGTTTCTAATAGTCCCAGGACTAACATTGCATAATTTAGCAAGGTCACGTATGGACAATTTTGAGTTGTCAATCAGATACCGGGCAATTTCCGTGTCCAGTTTATCAACCATATTAGTATATTATAATAAAGAATAAAAATTTATGTTTTATAATTTAGATTTACTGAACATTTGTATAATTAAATAAGTATAATTGGTAATTATAATTATACATATACACAAAGTATTTATGCAAACATACAATTAAGAGTTGATAAACATGGAAAACAGAATGCCTTTAATTGGAGAGAAATTCCCTGAAATGGATGTTGTTACAACACAGGGAAGCAAGAAGTTGCCTGACGACTACAAAGGAAAATGGTTTGTCCTATTCAGCCATCCCGGAGATTTTACTCCAGTATGTACCACTGAGTTCTTTTCATTTGCACAGAGAAATGATGAATTCACTAAATTAAATACTGAATTAATAGGATTGAGTGTTGATTCAAAAATATCACATATGGAATGGATCAACTGGATACATGACAATTTAAAAATAGATGTTAAATTTCCCATAATAGCGGATCCTATGGGAAACGTTGCAAAATCTCTTGGAATGATACATGCTGAATCTGCAACATCTACTGTAAGGGCAGTATTTATTGTGGATGACAAAGCAGTGGTAAGGGCTATACTTTATTATCCCCTGGAGATAGGAAGAAATATATCTGAAATTCTCAGGATGATCAAAGCCCTGCAGATGGTTGACAAATATAAGATAGCAACACCTGCAAACTGGCCTGACAATGAATTAATGAAAGGGAGGTTTATAATTCCACCACCGGCAACTATGAACGATATACCGGAAAGATTAAAAAAATATAAGGGATATGCCTGGTGGTTAACATACCGTGATGCTCCTGAAGAAGAAGTAAAAGAAGCAAAGGAAGTATCAAGAATGAAGGAGGCGAATTAAATGCCGATGTACGAAACAGAAAATAGTTTAGATGAAAAGACAAAGGATATGTCAAGAGCAAGGCAATCGCTAATAGAAGAAATGCAGGCAATAATGTTCTATGACGAGAGATTGGATGCATCAAAGGATCCTGTATTGAAGGAAGTGATAAAGCATAACAGGGACGATGAAAAAGAACATTTCTCATTGCTGCTGGAATACCTCAGGAGAAATGACCCGGAACTTGACAGGGAATTAAAGGAAATATTATTCTCCAAAAAAGAATTAAAAGAGCTTGGGGATTAAATATTTATTTTTATAAACCCTGTGAGAGGACTTAAATATTTTTAATGATTTTTTAAAAACAATTATAATATCAAATAATTTTTAAAACAAAAGGCAATTCCATGCCATGTATAATATTGTTGTACTTGCATCTGGAAACGGGTCAAATTTTCAGGCAGTGGTGGATGCAATAGATAATGGCGTCATAAATGATGCAAAGATTTCAAAATTAATATGCAATAATAAAAGGGCGTATGTACTCCAGAGGGCAAGGAACAGCGGTATAATGCCTGTCCTGGTAGACAGTAAAAAAGAAGATTATAACAATATTATATCTGAGATTCTCGCTGCAGAAAACCCGGATTTAATACTTCTGGATGGGTACATGAAAATAATTCCAGATAATATAATAGATGCTTATCCTTTCAAAATGATAAACCTCCATCCATCATTATTGCCTGCTTTTGGCGGCAAAGGCTATTACGGGGGGAAAGTCCATGAAGCTGTTATAAAATCCGGCGCAAGGTTTTCCGGCTGTACAATTCATTTTGCTACAAAGGATGTTGACAATGGGCCTATTATAGACCAGAGAGTTGTTGAAGTATCTGACAGTGATACACCGGAGTCACTGGAAGAAAAGATACATGAGGAGGAACATAAAGCACTTGTATATTCAATAAATTTGCTGATTACAAAAAGGTATTCAATTAATGGCAAACGTGTAATCAGGGAATAATTATTTCAATATCAGGTGCAATCCATCGAACAGTATGTATATTGCAAATGCAAATATTATAGCTGCAGAAACAATTTTAATGTATTTTTCATAGCC from Ferroplasma acidiphilum carries:
- a CDS encoding DUF2614 family zinc ribbon-containing protein gives rise to the protein MVKFHAINKIMTAGTFLFFVSLIVLAIGAIFHSNGTILADSFLYGGLAFLISIILLAIGLVIGARSGKLQQRTDEIFSKKKKRE
- a CDS encoding Lrp/AsnC family transcriptional regulator, whose amino-acid sequence is MVDKLDTEIARYLIDNSKLSIRDLAKLCNVSPGTIRNHLQKMETDKQIIAYTTRLQGKRLGLEEAILGLDIMPEHYTRTLEELRKLTFIKSLFSTSGDHSAIAIVISKLYGKSMNECIAEIEATEGVRNVYPSIVNSTLK
- a CDS encoding peroxiredoxin, with product MENRMPLIGEKFPEMDVVTTQGSKKLPDDYKGKWFVLFSHPGDFTPVCTTEFFSFAQRNDEFTKLNTELIGLSVDSKISHMEWINWIHDNLKIDVKFPIIADPMGNVAKSLGMIHAESATSTVRAVFIVDDKAVVRAILYYPLEIGRNISEILRMIKALQMVDKYKIATPANWPDNELMKGRFIIPPPATMNDIPERLKKYKGYAWWLTYRDAPEEEVKEAKEVSRMKEAN
- a CDS encoding ferritin family protein, with product MPMYETENSLDEKTKDMSRARQSLIEEMQAIMFYDERLDASKDPVLKEVIKHNRDDEKEHFSLLLEYLRRNDPELDRELKEILFSKKELKELGD
- the purN gene encoding phosphoribosylglycinamide formyltransferase; protein product: MYNIVVLASGNGSNFQAVVDAIDNGVINDAKISKLICNNKRAYVLQRARNSGIMPVLVDSKKEDYNNIISEILAAENPDLILLDGYMKIIPDNIIDAYPFKMINLHPSLLPAFGGKGYYGGKVHEAVIKSGARFSGCTIHFATKDVDNGPIIDQRVVEVSDSDTPESLEEKIHEEEHKALVYSINLLITKRYSINGKRVIRE